Proteins encoded within one genomic window of bacterium:
- the def gene encoding peptide deformylase: MAILKVARMGHPVLRQKCAPIDPQKITGPEVQGLIRDMFETMVEYNGVGLAAPQVHQPVQLAICGGEADDEGRPTFRILINPKITVLDASRRLGMYEGCLSVPGLRGWVERPAAVRVEAYDEKGARVDFELDGFPAVVIQHECDHLEGKLYVDRMTDMTKLAFEQEADRFLDTGFDEGDDEE, encoded by the coding sequence ATGGCCATCCTGAAGGTCGCCCGCATGGGCCACCCCGTCCTGCGCCAGAAGTGCGCGCCCATCGACCCGCAGAAGATCACGGGCCCGGAGGTCCAGGGTCTGATCCGGGACATGTTCGAGACGATGGTCGAGTACAACGGCGTGGGCCTGGCGGCGCCGCAGGTGCACCAACCGGTCCAGCTGGCCATCTGCGGCGGCGAGGCCGACGACGAGGGCCGTCCCACGTTCCGGATCCTGATCAATCCGAAGATCACGGTCCTGGACGCGTCGCGGCGCCTGGGCATGTACGAGGGCTGCCTCTCCGTTCCCGGCCTGCGCGGCTGGGTCGAGCGGCCGGCGGCGGTGCGTGTCGAGGCGTACGACGAGAAGGGCGCCCGGGTCGATTTCGAGCTCGACGGATTCCCGGCGGTCGTGATCCAGCACGAGTGCGACCACCTGGAGGGCAAGCTCTACGTCGACCGCATGACCGACATGACGAAACTCGCTTTCGAGCAGGAGGCCGACCGCTTCCTGGACACCGGATTCGACGAAGGCGACGACGAGGAGTAG